A section of the Humulus lupulus chromosome 2, drHumLupu1.1, whole genome shotgun sequence genome encodes:
- the LOC133814047 gene encoding uncharacterized protein LOC133814047 → MTNKWMEKSQFCVQHEARMEKLSSMMSDLEEDIVSLQTDKETLEKEKKELEQRANSLEANAAEAKKQKLEADLLLGKKLKEAEERAAEAAVEATRQRIRDREITESKLARVAEVDTAKYLDLALRNKKQTPEEKWAKLEMYCKNVDVKIGEYDVDKYLNELGDLQISYPPCHLEKLKLRGNTLGSMYNANGEAVEDTVANVASDKKASGSASVAEGKSEGERGAVE, encoded by the exons ATGACCAATAAGTGGATGGAGAAAAGCCAATTCTGCGTTCAGCATGAAGCCCGCATGGAGAAGCTTAGCAGTATGATGAGCGACCTTGAAGAAGATATTGTGTCGTTGCAGACTGATAAGGAGACCTTAGAGAAGGAGAAAAAAGAGCTGGAGCAAAGGGCGAACAGTCTTGAGGCCAACGCAGCGGAGGCCAAGAAGCAGAAGTTGGAGGCTGATCTCCTCTtagggaagaagttgaaagaagCAGAAGAG aggGCAGCAGAGGCAGCTGTTGAAGCCACTAGGCAGCGTATTCGAGATCGAGAGATCACCGAAAGCAAGCTTGCGAGAGTGGCTGAGGTAGATACCGCCAAGTATCTGGATTTGGCATTACGTAATAAGAAGCAGACCCCAGAGGAGAAATGGGCAAAACTGGAGATGTATTGTAAGAACGTTGATGTAAAGATAGGAGAGTATGACGTCGACAAGTATTTGAACGAGCTTGGGGATTTGCAGATTTCTTATCCGCCGTGTCATCTGGAGAAGTTGAAGCTGAGGGGTAATACGCTGGGATCGATGTATAATGCCAACGGAGAAGCCGTTGAAGATACTGTTGCCAACGTGGCTTCTGATAAAAAAGCATCAGGTTCTGCCTCTGTAGCTGAGGGCAAGTCAGAGGGTGAAAGAGGTGCCGTAGAATGA